Proteins co-encoded in one Salvelinus sp. IW2-2015 linkage group LG17, ASM291031v2, whole genome shotgun sequence genomic window:
- the abtb1 gene encoding ankyrin repeat and BTB/POZ domain-containing protein 1 isoform X2: protein MYGSLSDSIRRLLKEYKCITAQAMQRDYYDHFLLTLLEQGQYSDVKFLVHGETFQAHRCVLSARSEYFTAMFETKWKGKNLIPLKHPLINPAAFGAILQYFYTGRMDIDVSHVEDCKRLAKQCKMGDLIDELESKCKQVYEFVSNKPGTCVKVLTLEPHSCQHQEEMAQLADCALPAELKVGFGELPFDRTDNFPSYPDICFRVEGYDFLCHKAFFCGRSDYFKALLQDHFSEGEMMQSQPSTPVLTIHNISHEIFIRLLYYVYSDDTELSPDNVFDVLCVADMYLLPGLKRLCGKTLAKMLCEDNVLHMWKTAKLFRLSRLEDQCTEYMAKIIERLVEQPEFADMIKEDAGAVEDRHETDSIPLVDDIRFHITSNVQTFSAIEEANVKLDALDQLLSTIGLEC from the exons ATGTATGGCTCTCTGAGTGACTCCATCCGACGTCTCCTAAAAGAGTACAAGTGCATCACAGCCCAAGCCATGCAGAGGGACTATTATGACCACTTTCTTCTCAC GTTACTGGAGCAGGGCCAGTATAGTGACGTCAAGTTCCTGGTTCACGGTGAGACATTTCAGGCTCACCGCTGTGTGCTGAGCGCTCGCTCAGAGTACTTCACAGCCATGTTTGAAACCAAATGGAAAGGAAAGAACTTGATCCCCCTCAAACACCCTTTG ATCAACCCAGCAGCCTTTGGTGCCATCCTGCAGTATTTTTACACTG GTCGTATGGACATTGATGTGAGCCACGTGGAGGACTGCAAGCGGCTGGCCAAACAGTGCAAAATGGGCGACCTTATTGATGAGTTGGAGAGCAAGTGTAAACAGGTGTATGAGTTTG TCTCCAATAAGCCAGGGACCTGTGTAAAGGTTCTGACCCTGGAGCCTCACAGCTGTCAGCATCAGGAGGAGATGGCTCAACTGGCAGACTGTGCCCTCCCTGCTGAGCTAAAA GTGGGATTTGGCGAGCTTCCATTTGACAGAACTGATAACTTCCCTAGCTACCCTGACATTTGCTTCAGGGTTGAAGGTTATGACTTCCTGTGTCATAAG GCGTTTTTCTGTGGACGCAGTGACTATTTTAAGGCGTTGCTGCAGGACCACTTCAGTGAGGGAGAGATGATGCAGTCCCAGCCCAGCACCCCCGTCCTTACCATCCACAATATCTCCCACGAGATCTTTATCCGTCTCCTCTATTACGTATACAGCGACGACACGGAG CTGTCCCCAGATAATGTGTttgatgtgctgtgtgtggctGATATGTACCTGCTCCCCGGGCTGAAGCGTCTGTGTGGTAAGACGCTGGCCAAGATGCTGTGTGAGGATAACGTGTTGCACATGTGGAAGACAGCCAAGCTCTTCAGACTGTCTCGTCTGGAGGACCAGTGCACGGAGTACATGGCTAAGATCATAGAGAGG CTGGTAGAGCAGCCTGAGTTTGCTGACATGATCAAGGAGGATGCTGGGGCAGTGGAGGACCGACACGAGACCGACTCCATCCCTCTGGTGGACGACATCCGCTTCCACATCACCAGTAACGTTCAGACCTTCAGTGCCATCGAGGAGGCCAACGTGAAGCTGGACGCCCTGGATCAGCTGCTTTCCACCATCGGTCTGGAATGCTAA
- the abtb1 gene encoding ankyrin repeat and BTB/POZ domain-containing protein 1 isoform X1, with product MDAYDLFTSCRKGDISRVRYLVEQRDVDLNVRDKWDSTPLYYSCLCGHEELVQYLLANGAKCEANTFDGERCMYGSLSDSIRRLLKEYKCITAQAMQRDYYDHFLLTLLEQGQYSDVKFLVHGETFQAHRCVLSARSEYFTAMFETKWKGKNLIPLKHPLINPAAFGAILQYFYTGRMDIDVSHVEDCKRLAKQCKMGDLIDELESKCKQVYEFVSNKPGTCVKVLTLEPHSCQHQEEMAQLADCALPAELKVGFGELPFDRTDNFPSYPDICFRVEGYDFLCHKAFFCGRSDYFKALLQDHFSEGEMMQSQPSTPVLTIHNISHEIFIRLLYYVYSDDTELSPDNVFDVLCVADMYLLPGLKRLCGKTLAKMLCEDNVLHMWKTAKLFRLSRLEDQCTEYMAKIIERLVEQPEFADMIKEDAGAVEDRHETDSIPLVDDIRFHITSNVQTFSAIEEANVKLDALDQLLSTIGLEC from the exons ATGGACGCGTACGATTTGTTTACAAGTTGCAGAAAGGGCGACATTTCCAGAGTTAG GTATCTTGTTGAACAGAGAGACGTGGACCTCAATGTAAGAGACAAATGGGACAGCACCCCGTT GTACTATTCTTGCCTCTGTGGCCATGAGGAGCTGGTCCAGTACCTGTTGGCTAATG GAGCAAAGTGTGAAGCCAACACATTTGATGGAGAGCGATGCATGTATGGCTCTCTGAGTGACTCCATCCGACGTCTCCTAAAAGAGTACAAGTGCATCACAGCCCAAGCCATGCAGAGGGACTATTATGACCACTTTCTTCTCAC GTTACTGGAGCAGGGCCAGTATAGTGACGTCAAGTTCCTGGTTCACGGTGAGACATTTCAGGCTCACCGCTGTGTGCTGAGCGCTCGCTCAGAGTACTTCACAGCCATGTTTGAAACCAAATGGAAAGGAAAGAACTTGATCCCCCTCAAACACCCTTTG ATCAACCCAGCAGCCTTTGGTGCCATCCTGCAGTATTTTTACACTG GTCGTATGGACATTGATGTGAGCCACGTGGAGGACTGCAAGCGGCTGGCCAAACAGTGCAAAATGGGCGACCTTATTGATGAGTTGGAGAGCAAGTGTAAACAGGTGTATGAGTTTG TCTCCAATAAGCCAGGGACCTGTGTAAAGGTTCTGACCCTGGAGCCTCACAGCTGTCAGCATCAGGAGGAGATGGCTCAACTGGCAGACTGTGCCCTCCCTGCTGAGCTAAAA GTGGGATTTGGCGAGCTTCCATTTGACAGAACTGATAACTTCCCTAGCTACCCTGACATTTGCTTCAGGGTTGAAGGTTATGACTTCCTGTGTCATAAG GCGTTTTTCTGTGGACGCAGTGACTATTTTAAGGCGTTGCTGCAGGACCACTTCAGTGAGGGAGAGATGATGCAGTCCCAGCCCAGCACCCCCGTCCTTACCATCCACAATATCTCCCACGAGATCTTTATCCGTCTCCTCTATTACGTATACAGCGACGACACGGAG CTGTCCCCAGATAATGTGTttgatgtgctgtgtgtggctGATATGTACCTGCTCCCCGGGCTGAAGCGTCTGTGTGGTAAGACGCTGGCCAAGATGCTGTGTGAGGATAACGTGTTGCACATGTGGAAGACAGCCAAGCTCTTCAGACTGTCTCGTCTGGAGGACCAGTGCACGGAGTACATGGCTAAGATCATAGAGAGG CTGGTAGAGCAGCCTGAGTTTGCTGACATGATCAAGGAGGATGCTGGGGCAGTGGAGGACCGACACGAGACCGACTCCATCCCTCTGGTGGACGACATCCGCTTCCACATCACCAGTAACGTTCAGACCTTCAGTGCCATCGAGGAGGCCAACGTGAAGCTGGACGCCCTGGATCAGCTGCTTTCCACCATCGGTCTGGAATGCTAA
- the LOC111977284 gene encoding keratin, type II cytoskeletal 8, producing the protein MSIRTKNRTGTSPNYMRDFSSMSLGSRNGPRTSSSGLYMGGSITAVTINKSLLAPINLDIDPKIQAVRTHEINQIKGLNNRFATFIDKVRHLEQQNKMLETKWKLMQDQTTGPSDMEPMFQTYIKNLQRQLDQINNDKDRLDMENRNMHHNVEDFKSKYEDESSKRNTAENDFVLLKKDVDAGYLSKVDLEDRLAGLEDEVNFLKVLYDQELGELQSDVKDTVVVQMDNSRGLDMNQIIADVKAQYEDIAARSREQAESWYKTKVESLAGQAGQAAEELRNTKAEIAELNRLISRLQNEILAVKGQKANLESQITEAEEHGEIVVKDARTLIKDLEVAMQRAKQDMACQIREYQDLMNVKLALDIEISTYRKLLEGEETKFGQQSITNISTTKPCYTMPETSCQQPTRSSAVFIKMVETTNSYRSYH; encoded by the exons ATGAGCATAAGGACAAAGAATCGCACTGGGACAAGCCCTAATTACATGAGGGACTTCAGCAGCATGTCCTTGGGCTCCAGAAACGGCCCCAGGACCAGCAGCAGCGGCCTCTACATGGGAGGCTCCATCACGGCCGTGACCATCAACAAGAGCCTGCTGGCACCCATCAACCTGGATATCGACCCCAAAATCCAGGCTGTCCGCACTCACGAGATAAACCAGATCAAGGGTCTCAACAACCGCTTTGCCACTTTTATTGATAAG gTGCGACACCTGGAGCAGCAGAACAAGATGCTGGAGACCAAGTGGAAGCTGATGCAGGACCAGACAACTGGCCCCTCCGACATGGAACCTATGTTCCAGACCTACATCAAAAACCTGCAGAGACAGCTGGACCAGATCAACAATGACAAGGACCGGTTGGATATGGAGAACAGGAACATGCACCATAATGTGGAGGACTTCAAATCAAA GTATGAAGAtgagagcagcaagaggaacacAGCAGAGAATGactttgtcctgctgaaaaag GATGTGGACGCTGGTTACCTGTCCAAGGTGGATCTGGAGGACAGGTTGGCTGGGCTGGAAGATGAGGTCAACTTTTTGAAGGTCTTGTACGATCAG GAGCTGGGTGAGCTGCAGTCTGACGTGAAGGACACTGTGGTGGTTCAGATGGACAACTCCCGGGGCCTGGACATGAACCAGATCATAGCTGACGTCAAGGCCCAGTACGAAGACATCGCTGCTCGCAGTCGGGAGCAGGCCGAGAGCTGGTACAAGACCAAG GTTGAAAGTTTGGCCGGCCAGGCTGGCCAGGCTGCAGAGGAGCTGCGCAACACCAAGGCTGAGATCGCCGAGCTGAACCGACTCATCAGCCGCCTGCAGAACGAGATCCTGGCTGTCAAGGGACAG AAGGCCAACCTGGAGAGCCAGATAACCGAGGCGGAGGAACATGGGGAGATTGTCGTAAAGGATGCCAGGACTCTAATCAAGGACCTGGAGGTAGCTATGCAGAGAGCCAAGCAGGACATGGCCTGCCAGATCAGGGAGTACCAGGACCTGATGAACGTCAAGCTGGCCTTGGACATCGAGATTTCCACCTACAGGAAACTGCTGGAGGGGGAGGAGACCAA ATTTGGACAACAATCAATTACCAACATTTCTACCACAAAGCCTTGTT ACACCATGCCAGAGACTAGCTGCCAGCAGCCCACCCGATCTTCTGCTGTCTTCATCAAAATGGTGGAAACCACCAACTCCTACAGATCGTACCACTGA